Proteins found in one Exiguobacterium sp. 9-2 genomic segment:
- a CDS encoding restriction endonuclease produces the protein MEGREFEEWLADLFETAGYRVELTPASRDFGADLLIEDERGYKIAIQAKRYSAAVGLEAVQQVAASVPFYEMDEGWVVTNSTFTEAAYQLAEPNQVRLIDREELLAFAKEMNLH, from the coding sequence ATGGAAGGACGAGAATTTGAAGAATGGCTTGCCGATTTATTTGAAACAGCAGGATATCGGGTCGAGTTGACACCTGCCTCACGCGACTTCGGAGCAGATTTGTTGATAGAGGATGAACGAGGGTATAAGATTGCCATCCAGGCGAAGCGATACAGTGCGGCTGTAGGGCTCGAAGCGGTTCAACAGGTCGCTGCCTCGGTTCCATTCTACGAAATGGACGAGGGATGGGTCGTTACGAATTCGACCTTTACAGAAGCCGCGTATCAACTGGCAGAACCGAATCAAGTTCGCCTCATCGATCGGGAAGAATTGCTCGCATTTGCAAAGGAGATGAACCTGCATTGA
- a CDS encoding PAS domain-containing sensor histidine kinase: MAEHSSPSSLRIIHSTLRAMKEPVLLVDADGKIHFHNDAFQHQFMTAPDKETIQELFSITDDLFPIQQETIILTTHQLTVTAIEETDYFLVHVASLKIEDLFDSTLDAALFITDPEFRIRAYNEVASTLFRFDLAEDIIGLKPTILHDAKEVATRRQHLEQLNLKDLSDEQLFLLHGRDAENEWTYHRLDGSTFHGRLYMTRLPNDTYFLLIQDITTQKQIEWHLTKSERRFRLFSESVVEAVIFHDHGIIIDANRAAEVIFRTKLEKMKGKTTLELIHPDHHARVLQRIEEHREEPYEVLGQRADGTSVEIEVFPREIIYNKIRMRVAVVRDITERKKIEKMLEREKNAIMRQRDITQSILQASNEGFLLTEEDGSFIFMNVKARKLLDVPGIAPSKIQERISLIPNLDLNTRFDMLRQVEELLAGKHSELSFRFTLQRPNESSPLYFEFYATAIKKEKSRISRHGFLFVFRDRTEEAKMDQVKDELVSTVSHELRTPLSSILGYMELLRYREQPADKIKRYVEIVHEETKRLTTLLNEFLDIQRLEGGKQEYIFTSFSLRDLLTSTVDAYRETVEHRIELELPEDPVLVFADEHKIKQVMLNLLSNAIKYSPQADHIQVRLSANEEKATFSVTDYGLGIPQNAFDKLFTKFYRVDNSDIRKIGGTGLGLAICKEIIESHGGAISVESEINDGSTFTVVLERDPRKEWN; this comes from the coding sequence ATGGCAGAACATTCATCTCCTTCATCGCTACGGATCATCCATTCGACGTTACGTGCTATGAAAGAACCCGTACTTCTTGTCGATGCAGATGGAAAGATTCACTTTCATAATGACGCGTTTCAACACCAGTTCATGACCGCTCCGGATAAAGAAACGATCCAGGAACTTTTTTCGATTACGGATGATTTGTTTCCGATCCAACAGGAAACCATCATTTTGACGACACATCAGTTAACAGTCACAGCGATTGAAGAGACGGACTATTTTCTTGTCCATGTCGCTTCTCTTAAAATAGAAGACTTATTCGATTCAACGCTTGATGCTGCCTTATTCATCACAGATCCGGAGTTTCGGATTCGAGCATACAACGAGGTAGCCAGTACCTTATTCCGATTCGATCTTGCTGAAGACATCATCGGTCTAAAACCGACGATTCTCCATGACGCAAAGGAAGTCGCTACCCGCCGTCAACATCTTGAACAACTGAACTTAAAAGATTTATCAGATGAACAACTCTTCTTACTCCATGGTCGGGACGCGGAAAATGAATGGACCTATCATCGTCTGGATGGTTCGACGTTCCATGGACGGCTTTATATGACACGTCTGCCGAATGATACGTACTTTTTACTCATTCAGGACATCACGACACAAAAACAAATCGAATGGCACCTGACGAAAAGTGAACGCCGCTTCCGACTCTTCTCGGAGTCCGTCGTCGAAGCCGTCATTTTTCATGATCATGGCATCATCATCGATGCCAACCGTGCAGCAGAGGTCATCTTCCGGACGAAGCTTGAAAAGATGAAAGGAAAAACGACACTTGAGTTGATTCATCCGGATCATCATGCGCGTGTCTTACAACGAATCGAAGAGCATCGAGAAGAGCCCTATGAAGTTCTTGGTCAACGTGCTGACGGAACTTCTGTCGAAATCGAAGTTTTCCCACGTGAAATCATCTACAACAAAATTCGCATGCGCGTCGCCGTCGTTCGGGATATCACGGAACGAAAAAAAATCGAGAAAATGCTTGAACGTGAAAAAAATGCCATCATGCGTCAACGTGACATCACACAATCGATTCTTCAAGCCTCTAATGAAGGATTCCTGCTGACGGAAGAGGATGGAAGTTTCATCTTCATGAACGTCAAAGCACGCAAGTTACTTGATGTACCAGGGATTGCGCCAAGTAAGATCCAAGAACGGATCAGCTTGATCCCGAATCTTGATTTGAATACCCGATTCGATATGTTACGACAAGTCGAAGAGCTACTCGCCGGAAAACATTCTGAACTATCGTTTCGTTTTACGTTACAGCGACCGAACGAATCAAGTCCACTTTATTTTGAATTTTATGCGACGGCGATCAAGAAGGAAAAGAGTCGTATTTCTCGTCATGGTTTCTTATTCGTTTTCCGTGACCGAACTGAGGAAGCAAAGATGGATCAAGTCAAGGATGAACTTGTCAGTACCGTATCGCATGAGTTACGGACGCCACTCTCATCGATCCTTGGGTATATGGAATTGCTTCGCTACCGAGAGCAACCAGCTGATAAAATCAAACGTTATGTCGAAATCGTTCATGAAGAGACCAAACGGCTGACGACACTATTAAATGAGTTTTTAGATATTCAGCGTCTAGAGGGTGGAAAACAGGAGTATATCTTTACCTCGTTCTCATTACGCGATCTCCTCACATCGACCGTCGATGCCTATCGGGAAACCGTCGAACACCGGATTGAATTGGAACTGCCGGAAGATCCTGTACTCGTTTTTGCGGATGAGCACAAAATCAAGCAAGTCATGTTGAATTTGCTTTCGAATGCTATTAAATACTCTCCACAGGCGGATCACATCCAAGTCCGTCTCTCGGCAAACGAAGAGAAAGCGACGTTCTCCGTGACCGATTACGGACTCGGTATTCCACAAAATGCATTCGACAAACTCTTTACGAAATTTTACCGGGTCGATAACTCGGACATCCGAAAAATTGGTGGTACCGGACTCGGTCTTGCCATCTGTAAGGAAATCATCGAATCACACGGAGGAGCGATTTCAGTTGAATCAGAAATCAATGATGGTTCGACGTTCACCGTCGTTCTCGAACGCGATCCAAGAAAGGAATGGAATTGA
- a CDS encoding SDR family oxidoreductase → MTGFPGFLATKLIEQLARIPDQIACFHVLHLSSERNAAVKRRDDLLERTSLRPEQLALHEGDITLEQLALSSDTRMILQQEVTHIFHLAALYDLATAYEPAFRINVIGTANVTQFAHTCRALERYIYFSTAYVSGLRSGTILEEELQASRFKNAYEETKYLAEVRLRKELGTIPYTIIRPGIVVGHSETGETPKWDGVYFVLNAMRLLQSFAPLPYPGRANALVNLVPYDYVIEATAYLSHAPVGKNKTYHLTDPFPHGARAIFEMLHVAYYGRYPRGIVPFRLISTALTPTVAKRLQMQLQTLDYFIHPVQYDTTQVLRDLRDTGIICPDLTETMPRLVQYYQTHATH, encoded by the coding sequence ATGACGGGTTTTCCCGGCTTTTTAGCGACCAAACTAATTGAACAACTCGCACGTATTCCAGATCAAATCGCTTGTTTTCATGTGCTTCATTTATCGTCAGAACGAAACGCAGCTGTTAAGCGACGCGATGATCTTTTAGAACGCACATCCTTACGACCTGAGCAACTCGCGTTGCACGAAGGCGATATCACGCTCGAACAACTTGCTTTGTCGTCTGATACACGGATGATCCTGCAACAAGAGGTCACACATATCTTTCATCTCGCCGCACTGTACGATTTAGCTACGGCATATGAACCTGCCTTTCGGATCAATGTCATCGGTACCGCGAACGTGACCCAGTTTGCCCACACGTGCCGTGCTTTAGAACGCTACATCTACTTCAGTACAGCGTATGTCTCCGGTCTGCGCTCCGGAACGATTCTCGAAGAGGAATTACAGGCAAGTCGCTTTAAAAATGCTTACGAAGAAACAAAATACCTTGCTGAAGTGCGCTTACGCAAAGAACTCGGAACGATTCCCTATACAATCATCCGCCCCGGCATCGTCGTTGGACATTCTGAAACAGGTGAAACACCGAAATGGGATGGTGTTTATTTCGTTTTGAACGCGATGCGTCTCCTGCAATCCTTTGCTCCTCTTCCGTATCCTGGTCGAGCAAACGCGCTCGTCAATCTCGTGCCATATGATTATGTCATTGAAGCGACTGCTTATCTCAGTCATGCACCCGTCGGAAAAAATAAGACATATCATCTGACGGATCCATTTCCACATGGCGCACGCGCGATTTTCGAGATGTTACATGTCGCCTATTATGGACGTTACCCGCGTGGTATCGTACCATTTCGGCTCATCAGTACAGCGTTGACACCCACCGTCGCAAAACGACTCCAGATGCAACTTCAGACACTCGATTATTTCATCCATCCTGTTCAATACGATACAACACAGGTCTTACGTGATTTACGAGATACTGGAATCATTTGTCCGGACCTAACAGAAACGATGCCTCGGCTCGTCCAGTATTACCAAACACACGCGACACACTAA
- a CDS encoding diacylglycerol/polyprenol kinase family protein, producing MEWFAAIGTIGIVGFILVILEFVGRRFGFSPETVRKWIHVAVGHWVFLALLWLDHWYIAIVPLLFFALVNLLTLRKGIGQMHGVDRPSYGTVYYPLALAGLVLFFFERQPMALVAGSMVLAWGDGLAALVGKRFGKTFYVRGETKRSFEGSIALFLASFLVLTVTFLFYGQPIWLAVSYGFLLANIAALIEAISYRDLDNLILPWTIAALVAFAF from the coding sequence ATGGAATGGTTTGCTGCCATTGGCACGATTGGAATCGTTGGCTTCATTCTCGTCATTCTTGAATTCGTTGGACGCCGTTTCGGTTTTTCTCCCGAGACGGTTCGGAAATGGATTCATGTCGCTGTCGGTCACTGGGTATTTCTTGCGCTGCTATGGCTTGATCACTGGTACATCGCGATCGTACCATTACTTTTCTTTGCTCTCGTCAATCTGTTGACATTACGAAAAGGAATCGGACAGATGCATGGCGTCGACCGTCCTTCTTATGGAACGGTCTATTATCCGCTCGCATTGGCAGGACTCGTCCTATTCTTCTTCGAACGACAACCGATGGCACTCGTTGCGGGAAGCATGGTGCTCGCTTGGGGAGATGGTCTCGCGGCACTCGTCGGAAAACGCTTCGGGAAGACGTTTTACGTCCGCGGTGAGACGAAACGTTCCTTTGAAGGAAGTATCGCTTTGTTTTTAGCGTCATTCCTTGTTTTGACTGTAACGTTCTTATTTTATGGACAACCGATTTGGCTCGCTGTCAGTTACGGCTTCTTGCTTGCAAACATCGCAGCCTTAATCGAAGCAATCTCATATCGCGATCTCGACAACTTAATCTTGCCATGGACGATCGCGGCACTCGTTGCGTTTGCTTTTTGA
- a CDS encoding tetratricopeptide repeat protein — MTQTVTAHSHELQSHVAEVALLEALTSDTEENVRIAATERLRVLVPSHPLLNIATAHSLYFKNELTQARRLIEETHQQIGEHVQGYILLGIISEEEGYMHEAEQFFLSAITRFPEEPAGHRSLAVHYNHRQFYGESAVHAFTYLKKVGASGIDTLMAIDSIQQLDGHSIDMLETLYALIIGVSHLDKTAVFHATASANQGIQYEMLHATLREDSDDTLYAKLDERISNMLEHGLYAAVYDDSEEKIYRYVFRDMCRDMTIRHAGWRAYPDYIRLRFLYFKQLLLRD, encoded by the coding sequence ATGACACAAACCGTAACCGCTCATTCTCATGAACTTCAGAGCCATGTCGCTGAAGTTGCGTTACTCGAAGCACTGACATCTGATACAGAAGAGAACGTACGTATTGCCGCAACCGAGCGCTTACGTGTTCTTGTTCCATCCCATCCATTGCTCAACATTGCTACAGCCCATTCCCTTTATTTTAAGAACGAACTCACTCAAGCGCGTCGACTTATTGAAGAGACGCACCAGCAAATCGGCGAGCATGTGCAAGGATACATTCTTCTCGGTATCATCAGTGAAGAGGAAGGATATATGCACGAAGCAGAACAGTTTTTCCTTTCAGCCATCACACGGTTCCCGGAAGAACCGGCAGGACATCGTTCTCTTGCCGTCCATTACAATCATCGACAATTTTATGGAGAATCAGCCGTCCATGCGTTTACATATTTAAAGAAAGTTGGCGCATCTGGAATCGATACGCTGATGGCTATTGATTCCATCCAACAACTAGACGGTCATTCGATCGATATGTTGGAAACACTCTATGCGTTAATCATCGGGGTATCTCATCTCGATAAAACAGCTGTCTTTCATGCGACTGCTTCTGCTAATCAAGGTATTCAATACGAGATGCTACATGCTACATTGCGTGAAGACAGCGACGATACACTCTACGCTAAACTCGACGAACGCATTTCCAATATGCTCGAGCACGGCTTGTACGCAGCTGTTTATGACGATTCCGAAGAAAAAATCTATCGCTATGTTTTCCGTGATATGTGTCGAGATATGACCATCCGTCATGCAGGATGGCGTGCGTACCCAGACTATATTCGACTACGTTTTCTCTATTTCAAACAATTGTTGTTACGCGACTGA
- a CDS encoding DUF1836 domain-containing protein has translation MYDAQAVQTLSSCLQRLNEGKGIEPLVAIEGTELPKVINRLKQFDPLKNGLSINEIVHLANALIGEHMSATTIQNWTKREVRDIIGVPHRGKKYSINQAAIIYLLDDLKHLFSLEETRELLTIVFQNPNIDEDDLISPLNFYLVYTQHAETSGPIELTEKRLKRSLERINAYRPETVHVLQLCLYARRVSHLTHEAKQRLHHVLQTT, from the coding sequence ATGTATGATGCTCAAGCAGTCCAAACATTATCAAGTTGTCTGCAACGCCTGAACGAGGGGAAAGGAATCGAACCCCTCGTCGCAATAGAAGGAACGGAATTGCCAAAGGTCATCAATCGCCTGAAACAATTCGATCCATTAAAAAATGGTTTATCGATCAATGAAATCGTTCATTTGGCAAATGCTCTAATCGGAGAACACATGTCAGCGACGACGATCCAGAACTGGACGAAACGTGAAGTTCGGGACATCATCGGCGTACCGCACCGTGGGAAAAAATACTCGATCAATCAAGCCGCCATCATCTACCTGTTGGATGATTTAAAACACCTCTTCTCGTTAGAAGAAACACGGGAACTGCTGACGATTGTCTTCCAGAACCCAAATATCGATGAGGATGATTTAATCAGCCCTCTTAATTTTTATCTCGTCTATACGCAGCACGCGGAGACAAGTGGACCGATCGAATTAACGGAGAAGCGTCTCAAACGCTCGCTCGAGCGGATTAACGCCTACCGCCCTGAAACTGTTCATGTCTTACAACTCTGCCTCTACGCCCGTCGTGTGTCGCATTTGACACACGAAGCCAAACAACGCCTCCATCATGTCCTGCAAACGACATGA